A stretch of Castanea sativa cultivar Marrone di Chiusa Pesio chromosome 2, ASM4071231v1 DNA encodes these proteins:
- the LOC142624035 gene encoding pentatricopeptide repeat-containing protein At3g49710: MNQISWSWPWSLQTFRHLLKTCIAQKDLLTAKSLHTLYIKSLVPSSTYLSNHFILAYSKCGRLSAARNAFHCTLDPNVFSFNAIIAAYAKESRTDIAHQLFDQMPQPDLVSYNTLISTYADRGEPEPAFRLFSGMREMGLDMDGFTLSGMVTACSDDIDMIRQVHALTVSGGFDSYVSVNNALVTYYSKNGFLEEAKRVFYGMGEVRDEVSWNSMIVAYGQHREGSKALGLFQEMVWRGFVVDMFTLASVLTAFTCVEDLLGGLQFHAKLIKTGFHQNSHVGSGLIDLYSKCKGGMSDCRKVFQEIPEPDLVLWNTMISGFSQNEDFSEDALDCFRQMQRVGYRPDDCSFVCMISACSNLSSPSQGKQIHALAIKSEIPSNRISVNNALVAMYSKCGNLQDARKLFDRMPEHNTVSLNSMIAGYAQHGIGTESIRLFQQMLEIDIAPTSITFISVLCACAHTGKVEEGQNYFNMMKEKFSIEPEAEHYSCMIDLLGRAGKLSEAERLIETMPFSPGSISWASLLGACRTHGNMELAVKAANNVLQLEPSNAVPYVMLANMYASAGKWEESARVRKLMRDRGVKKKPGCSWIEVNKRIHVFVAEDSSHPMTKKIYEYLEEMSKKMKRAGYVPDVRWALVKDDETGQGEKEMRLGHHSEKLAVAFGLISSKDGEPILVVKNLRICGDCHNAIKFISAISGREITIRDTHRFHCFKEGKCSCGDYW; encoded by the coding sequence CTTTAGACCCCAATGTGTTCTCTTTCAACGCCATCATTGCTGCTTACGCTAAAGAATCAAGAACTGATATTGCCCACCAACTGTTCGATCAAATGCCGCAACCAGACCTTGTCTCTTATAACACTCTCATTTCTACCTATGCAGATCGTGGTGAACCTGAACCTGCGTTTCGCTTGTTTTCGGGGATGAGGGAGATGGGTCTTGACATGGATGGCTTCACTCTGTCTGGTATGGTCACAGCTTGTTCtgatgatattgacatgataagACAAGTGCACGCTTTGACAGTGTCGGGTGGGTTTGATTCTTATGTTTCGGTTAACAATGCGCTTGTTACTTATTATAGTAAAAACGGGTTTTTGGAGGAGGCAAAGAGGGTGTTTTATGGGATGGGGGAGGTTAGAGATGAGGTGTCTTGGAATTCAATGATCGTAGCGTATGGGCAACATAGGGAGGGTTCAAAAGCGCTGGGATTGTTTCAGGAAATGGTTTGGAGGGGATTTGTTGTTGACATGTTTACTTTGGCGAGTGTTTTGACTGCGTTTACATGTGTGGAGGATTTGTTGGGTGGGCTTCAGTTTCATGCTAAGTTGATAAAGACTGGATTTCACCAGAATTCACATGTTGGTAGTGGTTTGATTGATTTATATTCCAAGTGTAAGGGTGGTATGTCAGATTGTAGGAAAGTATTTCAAGAGATTCCTGAACCAgatttggttctttggaacACAATGATTTCAGGGTTTTCCCAAAATGAGGATTTCTCTGAAGATGCTCTTGATTGCTTTCGGCAGATGCAACGTGTTGGTTACCGCCCTGATGATTGCAGTTTCGTCTGTATGATTAGTGCGTGTTCCAATTTGTCATCTCCCTCTCAAGGAAAACAGATTCATGCGTTGGCAATCAAATCTGAGATTCCTTCAAATCGAATTTCAGTCAATAATGCTCTCGTTGCAATGTACTCAAAGTGTGGGAATCTTCAAGATGCAAGGAAGTTATTTGATAGGATGCCGGAGCACAATACTGTCTCGTTGAATTCAATGATTGCAGGTTATGCTCAACATGGTATTGGAACAGAGTCAATACGTCTTTTTCAGCAAATGCTGGAGATAGATATTGCCCCTACAAGCATAACCTTTATCTCTGTCCTTTGTGCATGTGCTCACACTGGAAAGGTTGAGGAGGGTCAGAATTATTTCAATATGATGAAAGAAAAGTTCAGCATTGAACCAGAAGCAGAGCATTATTCATGCATGATAGATCTTTTGGGTCGTGCTGGCAAACTAAGTGAAGCTGAGAGGCTGATTGAGACAATGCCATTTAGCCCTGGCTCAATCAGTTGGGCTTCGTTACTTGGTGCCTGTAGAACACATGGAAACATGGAGCTAGCAGTAAAGGCTGCCAATAATGTTCTTCAGCTGGAACCTTCAAATGCTGTTCCCTATGTCATGCTTGCCAATATGTATGCCAGTGCTGGAAAATGGGAAGAATCAGCAAGAGTTAGAAAGCTTATGCGAGATAgaggtgtaaaaaaaaaaccaggttGTAGCTGGATTGAGGTGAATAAGAGGATACATGTGTTCGTGGCTGAAGATAGTTCACACCCGATGACAAAGAAAATATACGAATACTTGGAGGAGATGTCAAAGAAGATGAAGCGAGCAGGGTATGTGCCAGATGTGAGATGGGCTTTGGTTAAGGATGATGAAACAGGGCAGGGAGAGAAGGAGATGAGGTTAGGGCATCACAGTGAGAAGCTAGCAGTTGCTTTTGGGCTGATCTCGTCTAAAGATGGAGAGCCTATACTTGTCGTGAAGAACCTAAGGATATGTGGGGATTGCCACAACGCAATCAAATTTATTTCTGCCATTTCTGGGAGGGAAATCACTATTAGAGATACTCACAGGTTTCACTGCTTTAAGGAAGGGAAATGCTCATGTGGGGATTATTGGTGA